tgtttcagcagcgagtttccacagaccgcgctactgctacttagcagcagcgcctgattttatagcgcgctgctggtaagattttgtgtataggcttttccctattagtgttgcctggttgctttggcaagagaggggggtcgtcaacaccgtagtcgtactgggtaacaacggcgtcggtctcggtgtctagcgagagaagagggggaagaaacaataaatattaagcaaacagatgcatagcgatgcatgacatgacaagtatcggcgctaggggtgccctaacgcggtacgaggtggtaccggtgaagggggaaaacatctgggaaagtattcccggtgtttcgcgttttcggacagatggaccggagggggaaagtcgcatgtttgctatgctagggatgcgtggcggacgaacgggctgcgtatccggattcgtctcgtcgttctgaccaactttcatgtacaaagttttttatccgagttacggttaattttatatgaatttccaaagtttaaatgattttctggTTTTAATATTAATTCGAAATAAAAGAATAAAATGCTATAGGTACACAAAGAGTGTACCCAGAGAGGTGCATATGTGGCTGACAGCGGgaccagttgactgggtcaactgcccagtcagtagaggctgactggtgggccagTCAAAGTCAACCgcccagtcaacgttgaccgttgacctgttcaacctgacaagtgggtcccacatgtcataggcggACATTTAATTAACCGCCTAACAGTTGATTGGcaggttaattaagtttaattatcCTAGATTAATCcacttaattaaattaattaaatagagttaattaattatttattattttaattttttaattaattttatactttttaattttaattttaattttcttTTTAACAAACGTTCTGGGCGCGGGGGCTACTTGTCATAGGCCCATGGCCTTAACGGGTGCGTGGGTTCGGGCGGAACCGGGCGAAGGGCGCCCGATTGGGGGGAAAACCCGGGCGCTGGCCTCGGGCACGGCTCGCCGGCGAGACAGAGCGCCGCCacggcgggggcggcggacggcgcaGGGAAACAGAGCAGCGCGGCGCGGGAGGGGCCGGAGGAGCGCTGGGCAGCGANNNNNNNNNNNNNNNNNNNNNNNNNNNNNNNNNNNNNNNNNNNNNNNNNNNNNNNNNNNNNNNNNNNNNNNNNNNNNNNNNNNNNNNNNNNNNNNNNNNNNNNNNNNNNNNNNNNNNNNNNNNNNNNNNNNNNNNNNNNNNNNNNNNNNNNNNNNNNNNNNNNNNNNNNNNNNNNNNNNNNNNNNNNNNNNNNNNNNNNNNNNNNNNNNNNNNNNNNNNNNNNNNNNNNNNNNNNNNNNNNNNNNNNNNNNNNNNNNNNNNNNNNNNNNNNNNNNNNNNNNNNNNNNNNNNNNNNNNNNNNNNNNNNNNNNNNNNNNNNNNNNNNNNNNNNNNNNNNNNNNNNNNNNNNNNNNNNNNNNNNNNNNNNNNNNNNNNNNNNNNNNNNNNNNNNNNNNNNNNNNNNNNNNNNNNNNNNNNNNNNNNNNNNNNNNNNNNNNNNNNNNNNNNNNNNNNNNNNNNNNNNNNNNNNNNNNNNNNNNNNNNNNNNNNNNNNNNNNNNNNNNNNNNNNNNNNNNNNNNNNNNNNNNNNNNNNNNNNNNNNNNNNNNNNNNNNNNNNNNNNNNNNNNNNNNNNNNNNNNNNNNNNNNNNNNNNNNNNNNNNNNNNNNNNNNNNNNNNNNNNNNNNNNNNNNNNNNNNNNNNNNNNNNNNNNNNNNNNNNNNNNNNNNNNNNNNNNNNNNNNNNNNNNNNNNNNNNNNNNNNNNNNNNNNNNNNNNNNNNNNNNNNNNNNNNNNNNNNNNNNNNNNNNNNNNNNNNNNNNNNNNNNNNNNNNNNNNNNNNNNNNNNNNNNNNNNNNNNNNNNNNNNNNNNNNNNNNNNNNNNNNNNNNNNNNNNNNNNNNNNNNNNNNNNNNNNNNNNNNNNNNNNNNNNNNNNNNNNNNNNNNNNNNNNNNNNNNNNNNNNNNNNNNNNNNNNNNNNNNNNNNNNNNNNNNNNNNNNNNNNNNNNNNNNNNNNNNNNNNNNNNNNNNNNNNNNNNNNNNNNNNNNNNNNNNNNNNNNNNNNNNNNNNNNNNNNNNNNNNNNNNNNNNNNNNNNNNNNNNNNNNNNNNNNNNNNNNNNNNNNNNNNNNNNNNNNNNNNNNNNNNNNNNNNNNNNNNNNNNNNNNNNNNNNNNNNNNNNNNNNNNNNNNNNNNNNNNNNNNNNNNNNNNNNNNNNNNNNNNNNNNNNNNNNNNNNNNNNNNNNNNNNNNNNNNNNNNNNNNNNNNNNNNNNNNNNNNNNNNNNNNNNNNNNNNNNNNNNNNNNNNNNNNNNNNNNNNNNNNNNNNNNNNNNNNNNNNCTCcttctttttttgttttagttttagttttttcctttttttgaatttctttcttttacttattttctattctgttttatttcattttaaatcatttaggcattttTTAATAAtatgttttctttactataattatctttgtaatatttggcaaccatcgaacatttttatttcaacttttaaaaacttttgttgtttgacattttttctttctttttttggattGTTTTTTGAATTGGTTTGAACTAACgaaagtttagcaacagtaatcaaagaTGACATGCCATCATTAAAAGaattttactgtagcctaattatccgggcgtcacagtgatGCCGCTGGCCAGGGCCATGTATTTGTTCCAGCGATGTGCGGAATTGTTGCAGAGCGTATGGCTGCATTCATCCCCACGGGTGAGCAAGCACTTGTTTCGGTCTGGCCTCCCCTCGTCGGCGGACGGGCGCTCAGGCAGTGGTGGTGATCTAGATTTTGATTGGCCTATTTGGTGGTGGATGCAAACTACGTAGCTTTGACCTCCTGCGGCTCCATGGCGGCTGTGGCCATTGAAAATCTCCGTGAGGATTCATCCCTCCAGATTCGGTGCTTCGGCGATGGTAGCTTGATGCAGAGGAATGATTGTGCAGCGGCAACATTTGTATTGCGTGTAGCTGCTTGGATTGCGAAAAAGTGGTGGCGACGTCACATGAATGACTATAATGGTGGTGCTTCTGGAGCACCTAGTATCGAGCTCCGAGGTGAAAGCCCAGGTCTGACCCGAGTTAattatacctggcaatggcgacATTCATACGTTGTTACCTTGTTGAaagcattgctcggatatgctcgtACCGTTTTTTCAGGGTGTAAACCTAGATTCTATCCTTcggtggttggatccggtgacgcaGGCGCCTAGCGTCGCTCCCTTTGTGAAGGCGTTGCTAGCTGTTGAAGAATCTCGTCATTCACGTgttgtcatgagatggttggtgcggatatggtctttCCTATACTTTGCCAATCAAGGATCTGatcacttagttttctttttttttaccTCGCCTAttcatagctttggtcttatataaaatgaaactccatgggcactagcacccacggtttattgatatagaagaagcatccctcatgagaattccagaaattcgtccccgacgtggatcgaactctggtcgttgggtttacaatcatgcgcccccAACCACTGGGCTATGCCCTTATATGACTTTGTTATTTGTCCGCATGTGCTTTTGTGTGTGTTAGTGTTGGCTGTGTGTatcctaactatgcagaggccgGCTATGTGCTCATCATGTTTGTATTCTTTTGATATTTCgttttgagccaataaaatccgccctttatcgaaaaagacATTGAGACGCTATCTTCACNNNNNNNNNNNNNNNNNNNNNNNNNNNNNNNNNNNNNNNNNNNNNNNNNNNNNNNNNNNNNNNNNNNNNNNNNNNNNNNNNNNNNNNNNNNNNNNNNNNNNNNNNNNNNNNNNNNNNNNNNNNNNNNNNNNNNNNNNNNNNNNNNNNNNNNNNNNNNNNNNNNNNNNNNNNNNNNNNNNNNNNNNNNNNNNNNNNNNNNNNNNNNNNNNNNNNNNNNNNNNNNNNNNNNNNNNNNNNNNNNNNNNNNNNNAAGATAAGAAAAGCAACCATGAATATATACACTAGCCAATTGCTTGGAGCATTTGTTCCCACTGGAAACCGCTATATTCATCGCAATCACCACACACTCAAGGCTCTCTTTTTGCTCCTGCAAATCTTTTGGATGCAACCActaacatttttatttttattctataAAGTTTTGTAATCACCTTCTTGAAAACCTTTATTTTACCAAGTTCCTTAGTTTCTACTCCCCAATCCTACTCTAGTTGTAAAGAGTCTAAGCATAGTAGATGTTAAGTGTGTATAGAGTTGCGTAACTGGCATACGGAACTTGAGAGATTAAGAAAACTATCTTTAGCTCCCTTTAGTTCGACACTTCATATACTTCCACATTCATCTTGGAGAGTGCTACAATAACTTCCTGCTTTTGGGGATTATCACGGCGCCAGCTGGACCACGACTGTCCCATCGCCCCAACACTCATAGGCCCCAAAAGCCGACCGAATGCAGGCCAGGCACCACCGCCGTTGTCAAGAGGTAGGACAACAGCCTCCGACCTGCGTCGCCTGCCAGCCAGATCTGCGTCCGCAGCTTAGGCATACTCCACCATCCACATTGTCCGGCACGCCGCTGCCGCACCTACGCGCCGTCGCCGCAACCACACGACGCCACACCGTCACACCCAACGCCCGCGCCACGCTCCGGCCCAGGGGAGCAAGCCCGTGATGCCCCTGCTGCACGAGAGAACGCCATGGCCTCGTCGCTGTCGGCACCGGTCGAGCTTCGCCCGACCACGCCCTCTGGCTCGGCGAAGCGGGAACGCGAGAGGCTGGCAGCGGGGACCTAGGTCGCCCTCCCCCTCACCTCGCAGggcggcacgggaggggctttcttTTTTTTTCTGGGGGAAGGGGGGGTTTGTCTacggcacatctagatgtgtcttagttattgcacatctaaatgacACAATCAAGtatggaaagaaaaagaaaaggcaaaaagaAAATCCCACACGAATCTCCATATAAGGTCAATGACATagaacttagatgtgcaatacttataacACGTGTAGATGTGCTTTAGCTAAACTTTTTTTTGTCTGCTGGATCCTAAATTCCTCCACCTCAGCTGGCAGGAACTCGTTGGCCTCACGCCCTCACCACCAACGTGGGCACCTCGCGCCGGACTGATTCTTAATCCACCCCCTTAATCCTCGTCTCGCTCGGTGTCGTGCGAGCAAGGCACGCCCTAATTATTCCGCCGCATTTGTTTACCTCAGCCGGCCAGCCGGCCAGCCCATCGACGGACGTCGTGCGGCGTTAGTAGCCTGCACATCTCGCCGCCATTTTTACTCGCAACTACTCTAATCACCAGCAGCATCAGGACCATTAATGCCCGCATCACAGGAGGAATGTATATCACCGACCGCGATCTCTTTCATGATCGCAGCACGATGCGTCCATCGTTTTTAGGCATATATATGCCGAGGCAACAGAGTCAACGGCTGACCTTGTGGGATTAATACTGCCGTGTTTTTGTCAACGTTGAAGTGCACGAAAGGTGGCAGCGCATGAACACGAGAAGCCACTAAGGGAAGACGACCTTCGTGCAAATTCATGGAGGAACGGAAGCGAGATGAGTCTTCTCATGGGAGCTCGCTCGACCATGCACATGCACGTACGTGTGCATGCATGGAGAGTCTGATTTTCGGGGGAAGAAAATTGGAAGGGAAGGAGTATACAGGAGCGATACATATGATTATATATCCTAATAACATAGATTAGATAATGCATGCACGGGTGCACGCTTGTTCCGGCTGTTCAGCTTCACGGCTTCCCGCCGGACGcggcgccggcgtcgaccttgacgggccggacggcggcggcgtcgccgccgccgttcgcggaggccagcgcggcggcggcggcggcggggcggacggccTGCCTGGCGAGGAGCGAGGccggggaggtggtggtggtggtggcggaggagaTGGCGGAGGCGAGGGAGATGGGCATGAGGCAGAGGCCCTTCCCCTGCAGGTACTGCATGGCCGTGCCCatgtcctcctccatcatcttggcCACCTGATGCTCCGTCACCCGCagcccgccgccccctcctccaccgcccccgtTCTCGCCTCCGCCGTTCGCCTtggcggccgcggccgccgcgctgTTCCCGCCGCCGTTGCTGCTCTTCGCGCTGCTGTTCGCCTGCATTACGTTCGACGTGGACGCGTCTCAGAATCCATCGAGCGACCCGCATGCAATTTACTACTACGTACTCGTACGTAACAGACTTATCGATCAGGATTGGACTTACCTCAGAGGACATGCTGGCCACCAGTGGCGCCATGCCGGCCGCCCCGCCCAGCCGGCTCATGCTcagaaccttgacttggagctgcaGGAACTTGACGTAGTCGATGATCTCGTCCAGCATCGACGCCTTGTCAGTCTGCACACGGCCATCTCATCAGTAACCAGACACCTCTTCTAACTATTCTACCACGGCGCAGAGATTTTCTACGCGAAGCGGCTCGATTTCAGCACGATCATATCCGGGCATTGACCGGAGTAATTATGACTACCGGACTAGAAGGGCATGGCAGATCGAGCAAGACAGGGCATCCAATGCGCCCATGTGCCCATTCAGTGCGCGCCGCATTTGTCTCTCATCCTGGCCGTCAGCTGCCTCAGTTCTTCAGCTAGTCGAAGAGCCAAGGCTGCGTTCGTCTATCTCAAAAAAAGAAGTTCTTTGGTCCAAAGTTTCTCCAGCACGAGCAAGTCCCCGGGACTCGACACGTGCGGCGTCGCATCCCCTGTGCCGCGCACGCTTCGACGGCGCACACATCACATCACATCATGGCGTGACCTGTGAGCTAGACAGGAGCGACGCCGCACCCTCGCTCACCAACCGGCCGGCCGGCGTGCCCTCTTCCGCACTGCTACCATACAGACCCACTACAAGCATAAACGGGCCAGCATCCCGTCCAGGCGTCCACCCCCACTCGCCGGGAGAGATTCCTGGCTTTCTGGCTGATGGGAAACGCAGGAATTTTCTACGTGATACAGTTCGATCGATGACAGATTCTTGTCGGGGATGTGATTGTTTTACCTTGTTGGCGTTGGGGACCAGCTCCTGCAGCGACTTCATCCGCTCCGCGATCCTCTCCCGCCGGAGCTGCATGGA
The sequence above is drawn from the Triticum aestivum cultivar Chinese Spring chromosome 7A, IWGSC CS RefSeq v2.1, whole genome shotgun sequence genome and encodes:
- the LOC123151411 gene encoding bHLH transcription factor RHL1-like, which gives rise to MAGGDGGGGGGAQDDFFDQMLSTLPSAWGDLGAGGKSPWEIAAGAEDLGAFDESTLLASRLRQHQIGGEKPVMLQLTDLQRQGLGGEESGGTGFSPLPLFADRSPPQSREEMDGGFKSPNGTGGDHALFNGFGVHGGGTAVQPPFGQGGSMSGQSFGGGPAASGGTTAPASSGGGAAPPRQTRVRARRGQATDPHSIAERLRRERIAERMKSLQELVPNANKTDKASMLDEIIDYVKFLQLQVKVLSMSRLGGAAGMAPLVASMSSEANSSAKSSNGGGNSAAAAAAKANGGGENGGGGGGGGGLRVTEHQVAKMMEEDMGTAMQYLQGKGLCLMPISLASAISSATTTTTSPASLLARQAVRPAAAAAALASANGGGDAAAVRPVKVDAGAASGGKP